One Coffea arabica cultivar ET-39 chromosome 5e, Coffea Arabica ET-39 HiFi, whole genome shotgun sequence DNA segment encodes these proteins:
- the LOC113743215 gene encoding uncharacterized protein isoform X2 produces the protein MDPHLWHKVAAISGMAALGLGTYGSHVFKPKNPGYKETASLYHLVHTAALLAAPTTSRPNIFGGLLTTGILAFSGTCYAVAYLEDRKYATLAPFGGFAFIGAWASLLF, from the exons ATGGATCCTCATCTTTGGCACAAGGTTGCTGCAATATCTG GAATGGCAGCACTTGGGTTGGGAACCTATGGTTCTCATGTCTTCAAGCCCAAAAATCCTGGTTACAAAGAg ACAGCATCATTATATCATTTGGTACACACTGCAGCCTTGCTTGCTGCTCCCACGACTAGCCGCCCTAACATT TTTGGAGGACTTTTGACGACTGGCATTCTGGCTTTCTCTGGGAC GTGTTATGCTGTTGCCTACCTTGAAGACAGAAAATATGCAACCTTAGCTCCTTTTGGTGGCTTTGCATTTATTGGTGCTTGGGCAAGCTTGCTGTTTTAG
- the LOC113743583 gene encoding F-box protein SNE-like, with the protein MVQLHEKDEMETGSIFEDEESKKPKLCINDNMDVLIEILKKADGRSLGVAACVCRLWRAITRNDSLWEHLCFRHSSPPPEAVKKMVVALGGYKRLYMVCVRPVLNRLFGKFRRMKVLKGSGGGGCESDSDLVRRVWTRQEVELSLSLFCVDYYERVLLSAGGGGGSGRIGDSSALSLMFLCEAVNV; encoded by the coding sequence ATGGTGCAACTACATGAAAAAGATGAGATGGAAACGGGATCTATTTTCGAAGATGAAGAGAGCAAGAAACCCAAGTTGTGCATCAATGATAACATGGATGTCCTCATTGAGATACTGAAGAAAGCTGATGGCCGGTCACTAGGCGTAGCTGCGTGTGTTTGCCGGCTATGGCGTGCTATAACAAGGAATGACTCGCTGTGGGAGCACCTGTGCTTCCGCCACTCTTCGCCCCCGCCGGAGGCAGTGAAGAAGATGGTGGTTGCGCTGGGAGGGTACAAGAGGCTGTACATGGTCTGCGTGAGGCCCGTTCTAAACAGACTTTTTGGGAAGTTCAGAAGAATGAAAGTACTAAAAGGCAGTGGAGGGGGTGGTTGTGAGTCGGACTCGGACCTGGTCAGGCGAGTCTGGACTCGACAGGAGGTGGAGCTTTCCTTGTCTTTGTTCTGCGTAGATTATTATGAGAGGGTGCTGCTTAGCGCCGGCGGCGGTGGTGGGAGTGGAAGAATCGGCGACTCGTCCGCACTGTCGCTTATGTTCCTCTGCGAGGCGGTGAATGTTTGA
- the LOC113743215 gene encoding uncharacterized protein isoform X1, with amino-acid sequence MDPHLWHKVAAISGMAALGLGTYGSHVFKPKNPGYKEVWQTASLYHLVHTAALLAAPTTSRPNIFGGLLTTGILAFSGTCYAVAYLEDRKYATLAPFGGFAFIGAWASLLF; translated from the exons ATGGATCCTCATCTTTGGCACAAGGTTGCTGCAATATCTG GAATGGCAGCACTTGGGTTGGGAACCTATGGTTCTCATGTCTTCAAGCCCAAAAATCCTGGTTACAAAGAg GTTTGGCAGACAGCATCATTATATCATTTGGTACACACTGCAGCCTTGCTTGCTGCTCCCACGACTAGCCGCCCTAACATT TTTGGAGGACTTTTGACGACTGGCATTCTGGCTTTCTCTGGGAC GTGTTATGCTGTTGCCTACCTTGAAGACAGAAAATATGCAACCTTAGCTCCTTTTGGTGGCTTTGCATTTATTGGTGCTTGGGCAAGCTTGCTGTTTTAG